From a single Sulfurimonas sp. genomic region:
- a CDS encoding glycoside hydrolase family 3 protein has protein sequence MNIDMQNIKNKIAKMLIMGFDTQSASKDDDVYKCVLELGIGGVILFDKFYEDRTKTKNIQDPKQLKELTAQLQSISSRKLLISIDQEGGNVARLKEDYGFNKSLSAKKIASMDKNEAKKQYSILSKELEDLGINVDFAPLVDLGVNKDSDVIYKLDRSYSDDPDIVTKYAEVFMDELHKHNVISCLKHFPGHGSARGDSHEGFVDVTNTWSEVELEPYKQLLHKTKIIMTAHVFNKNIDDKYPATLSYNTNTKLLRETIGYNGVIIGDDLQMGAIKEHYTKEEALKLAINAGVDLIMYCNQLGDDKAEDIIEIIYKLVQSGEIPLKRIEESNKRIDKLLGDM, from the coding sequence TTGAATATAGATATGCAAAATATTAAAAACAAGATAGCTAAGATGCTTATAATGGGTTTTGACACACAAAGTGCATCTAAAGACGATGATGTATATAAGTGTGTCTTAGAACTCGGTATAGGCGGTGTTATTCTTTTTGATAAGTTCTATGAAGACAGAACAAAAACCAAAAATATTCAAGATCCAAAACAGTTAAAAGAATTAACTGCTCAACTTCAGTCAATATCTTCAAGAAAACTCCTAATATCTATAGACCAAGAAGGCGGTAATGTAGCCAGACTAAAAGAAGATTACGGGTTTAATAAGAGTTTATCAGCAAAAAAAATAGCATCAATGGATAAAAACGAGGCTAAAAAACAATACTCAATACTCTCAAAAGAGCTGGAAGATTTAGGAATAAACGTAGATTTTGCACCGCTTGTTGATTTAGGAGTAAATAAAGATAGTGACGTTATATATAAATTGGATCGTTCATACTCAGATGACCCAGATATCGTGACAAAATATGCTGAAGTTTTTATGGATGAGCTTCATAAACATAATGTAATATCTTGTTTAAAACATTTTCCAGGGCACGGTTCTGCAAGAGGTGACTCACATGAGGGATTTGTAGATGTAACTAATACTTGGAGTGAAGTTGAATTAGAACCGTATAAACAACTTCTTCATAAAACAAAAATAATTATGACGGCTCATGTATTTAATAAAAATATAGACGATAAGTATCCTGCTACACTCTCTTACAATACAAATACAAAACTTCTAAGAGAAACTATCGGTTATAACGGAGTGATCATAGGTGATGATCTTCAAATGGGTGCTATAAAAGAGCATTATACAAAAGAAGAGGCATTAAAACTTGCTATAAATGCAGGAGTTGATTTAATCATGTACTGTAATCAGCTTGGAGATGATAAGGCTGAAGATATAATAGAGATAATCTATAAACTTGTACAAAGCGGTGAAATACCATTAAAGCGTATTGAAGAATCGAATAAACGTATAGATAAGCTCTTAGGTGATATGTAG
- a CDS encoding sodium:solute symporter: MQAGFSFYDWLIFGCYFALLISASVFLANKNMKTSREFFVASNTMPIYAVALSLLATAQSAATFLGAPEFSYRYDLTLIGFSITSLLSIYIVSKVLIPRFYEINALSVYELLQKRYDENASKSAGIMFLVGRVFASGARLYIAAIALSMIVFYDVSFSSVVLSVIILIIGALIFTYFGGVKSVIYSDILQIVVYLGAGLAVLVYLYSSLGMDFSSIMIKLGEAEKLKFIDFELSFSNEGKFNIFALLGGYMLLNIAAFGLDQDLTQRVLSCKNEKQANFSLYGATLLSIPVSMLFLSIGLLLYLYYQEHNISQKFEGESVTIFMYYILNEMPEGLKGFVTVGAIAAALSSTNSVLGAMSSVAIEDIYKPYRLKKTPITEEIHFVKMAKIMVLVFAVALSVMAILSYIVHSMSEVPLISFALGVMAYAYSGLLGVFASAIFTKRGNSQLVPFALIGGFLTVLSMQGYTFGLDVGFAWQLLIGTFVSFSIMQLKKD, from the coding sequence ATGCAGGCTGGTTTTTCATTTTATGACTGGCTGATCTTCGGATGTTATTTTGCCCTTTTAATATCTGCATCTGTATTTTTGGCAAATAAGAATATGAAAACGTCGCGTGAGTTTTTCGTAGCATCCAACACAATGCCTATCTATGCAGTAGCACTCTCACTTTTGGCAACTGCCCAATCTGCAGCGACATTTTTGGGAGCACCTGAATTTTCATACCGTTATGATCTGACACTGATTGGATTTTCGATAACGTCGCTTTTATCAATATATATAGTCTCTAAAGTTTTAATTCCACGCTTTTATGAAATAAATGCACTTAGTGTATATGAACTGCTTCAAAAAAGATACGATGAAAATGCCTCTAAGAGTGCAGGAATCATGTTCTTGGTAGGTCGTGTTTTTGCAAGTGGTGCAAGACTTTATATAGCAGCAATAGCCCTTAGTATGATAGTGTTTTATGATGTAAGTTTTAGCAGTGTAGTTTTAAGTGTTATTATTCTGATCATAGGTGCTTTGATTTTTACATATTTTGGAGGTGTAAAATCGGTCATTTACAGTGATATCCTCCAAATAGTTGTATATCTTGGTGCGGGATTGGCTGTTTTGGTTTATCTGTATAGCTCTCTAGGGATGGATTTTTCATCTATAATGATTAAACTTGGAGAGGCAGAGAAATTAAAATTTATAGATTTCGAACTTAGTTTCTCAAACGAAGGAAAGTTCAACATATTTGCACTGCTTGGCGGATATATGCTTTTAAATATAGCTGCGTTTGGACTTGATCAAGATCTGACACAGAGAGTTCTTTCATGTAAGAATGAAAAACAGGCAAATTTCTCTTTATACGGTGCTACACTTTTAAGTATACCGGTATCTATGTTGTTTTTATCAATAGGTTTGCTTTTATATCTTTATTATCAAGAACATAATATCTCTCAAAAGTTTGAAGGTGAGAGTGTTACTATATTTATGTATTATATTTTAAATGAGATGCCAGAAGGTCTTAAAGGTTTTGTAACGGTCGGTGCAATAGCTGCTGCACTCTCAAGTACAAACTCTGTTCTTGGGGCTATGAGTTCAGTTGCAATTGAAGATATATACAAACCTTACAGACTAAAGAAAACTCCTATAACGGAAGAGATCCATTTTGTAAAGATGGCAAAGATTATGGTCTTAGTGTTTGCAGTTGCACTCTCTGTCATGGCAATTTTGAGTTATATAGTCCATTCTATGAGTGAGGTACCGCTTATAAGTTTTGCTCTTGGAGTAATGGCTTATGCATACAGCGGTTTACTTGGTGTATTTGCTTCAGCCATTTTTACAAAAAGAGGTAATTCTCAGTTGGTTCCATTTGCACTTATTGGCGGTTTTTTAACAGTGCTGAGTATGCAAGGGTATACTTTTGGCTTGGATGTAGGTTTTGCATGGCAATTACTTATAGGAACTTTTGTTTCATTTTCTATTATGCAGCTTAAGAAGGATTAA
- a CDS encoding anhydro-N-acetylmuramic acid kinase translates to MFRSLYIGVMSGTSLDGIDISLCSISKSRFKVVSSKEYPYDDELKTDILKAIEGEITLKKYGELNHRLGLMYADAIRKFLKDFSLNTSNIKAIGLHGQTLWHEPDSKYPFSLQAGDASLVAKQVGIDVVSDFRSGDIALGGEGAPFAPLFHREIFKDTNKKTAALNLGGIANITILNGGTLGYDIGPANILLDLWVQKNKNKKYDHNSEWAREGKVDFALLSKLLDEPFLSQCAPKSTGRELFGKEWLKKKLEGFSTRAEDVQRTLLEFSVSIIAKEVKKYKIKQLYICGGGAKNEYLVELISQKLDGIDVKTSDKLGVDSNFVEAMAFAYFAYKRVQKKPLELSRITGAKHNGVLGALYAHD, encoded by the coding sequence ATGTTTAGAAGTTTATATATAGGTGTAATGAGCGGTACGAGTTTAGATGGTATAGATATATCACTATGTTCAATATCAAAGTCAAGATTTAAAGTTGTAAGCTCAAAAGAATACCCGTATGATGATGAATTAAAAACTGATATTCTTAAAGCTATAGAGGGTGAGATTACATTAAAAAAATATGGAGAGCTCAATCACCGTCTTGGTTTAATGTACGCAGATGCAATAAGAAAGTTTTTAAAAGATTTTTCACTTAATACCAGTAATATAAAAGCGATAGGTTTACATGGTCAAACACTATGGCATGAACCAGATTCTAAATACCCTTTTTCTTTGCAAGCCGGTGATGCAAGTCTGGTAGCTAAACAGGTCGGTATAGACGTTGTCAGTGATTTTCGTTCAGGCGATATAGCACTAGGCGGAGAGGGTGCTCCTTTTGCACCTTTGTTTCATAGAGAGATATTTAAAGATACAAATAAAAAAACTGCAGCACTTAATCTTGGAGGCATTGCGAATATAACTATTTTAAATGGTGGAACTCTAGGATACGATATAGGTCCGGCAAATATTTTACTTGATCTGTGGGTACAAAAAAATAAAAATAAAAAATATGATCATAACTCAGAGTGGGCAAGAGAAGGAAAAGTTGATTTTGCACTACTTAGTAAGCTATTGGATGAGCCTTTTTTATCTCAATGTGCGCCAAAGAGTACAGGTAGAGAGTTGTTTGGAAAAGAGTGGTTAAAGAAGAAACTAGAAGGTTTCAGTACAAGAGCTGAAGATGTACAAAGAACACTTTTAGAATTTAGCGTAAGTATAATTGCAAAAGAGGTTAAAAAATATAAAATAAAACAACTATATATATGTGGTGGCGGTGCTAAAAATGAATATTTAGTAGAATTAATCTCTCAAAAGCTTGATGGAATTGATGTGAAAACTTCAGATAAACTAGGTGTTGATTCAAATTTTGTTGAAGCTATGGCGTTTGCATATTTCGCTTACAAGAGAGTTCAAAAGAAACCCTTGGAGTTAAGCAGAATAACAGGGGCGAAACATAACGGTGTCTTGGGAGCTTTATATGCACACGATTAA
- a CDS encoding lytic murein transglycosylase: protein MIGKFLILIFLSVTLSAKYTNCTFQNKHYSDICRDVVKSGVSVDYANKFLLSYFKTKKFDEISWKYLQPKHIKLHKKNEKKANNTLVGRIPQMMEHLYKYKKVYDYTEEKYGVDREVIAAILLKETNLGKIEPQHDAFIVFNTIVTRVDPKSPRQKWLLKMGKTNMASIIKHCYKGKIEPQECNLPSSYAGAVGIAQFMPSSFMYAKSFRQDEVGDLTKMEDAIVSASYYLHRRAKYNKLIDWSKMPDMASVENDWYEYEHKVKYSSFSYKKGRNGRIYNCYVCGKENLKYLDSYIKKVLKYNNSSNYAVGVIRLAHDAHFYK from the coding sequence ATGATAGGTAAATTTTTAATATTAATATTTTTGAGTGTAACGTTATCGGCGAAGTATACAAATTGTACTTTTCAAAATAAGCATTATAGTGATATATGTAGGGATGTTGTAAAAAGCGGTGTAAGTGTTGATTATGCAAATAAGTTTTTATTGTCATATTTTAAAACTAAGAAGTTTGATGAGATCAGTTGGAAGTATCTTCAGCCAAAACATATAAAGCTGCATAAAAAGAATGAGAAAAAAGCAAACAATACTTTAGTTGGAAGAATTCCTCAAATGATGGAACATCTTTATAAGTATAAAAAAGTTTATGACTATACAGAAGAGAAGTACGGTGTTGATCGTGAAGTCATAGCTGCTATTTTACTTAAAGAAACTAACTTGGGAAAGATAGAGCCTCAACATGATGCATTTATAGTATTTAATACAATTGTTACAAGGGTTGATCCTAAATCACCTCGTCAAAAATGGCTGTTAAAAATGGGTAAGACTAATATGGCTTCGATCATTAAGCATTGTTACAAAGGAAAAATAGAACCACAAGAGTGTAACCTTCCAAGTTCGTATGCTGGAGCTGTAGGTATTGCACAGTTTATGCCTAGCAGTTTTATGTATGCAAAAAGTTTTCGTCAAGATGAAGTAGGCGATCTGACAAAAATGGAAGATGCCATTGTTAGTGCAAGTTACTACCTACATAGAAGGGCAAAATACAACAAACTTATAGATTGGTCAAAAATGCCGGATATGGCTAGTGTTGAGAACGACTGGTACGAGTATGAACATAAAGTAAAATATTCATCATTTTCATATAAAAAAGGTAGAAATGGAAGAATATATAATTGTTATGTTTGCGGTAAAGAAAATCTAAAATATCTTGACTCATATATTAAAAAAGTTCTTAAATATAATAATTCATCAAATTACGCAGTAGGTGTTATTAGACTCGCTCATGATGCGCATTTTTATAAGTAA
- the murU gene encoding N-acetylmuramate alpha-1-phosphate uridylyltransferase MurU, with protein sequence MTAMILAAGRGERMRPLTDVKPKPLIEVRGKPLIVWHLEKLARNGFKNVVINIAHLGFMIPEVLGDGSKWGVEIVYSDEQGIGALESAGGIINALEHLSEEFLVVNADVWCDYEFNNSFSLNDKLAHLILVENPEHNKDGDFEYKNDKYTFSGIGYYSKKMFKNLSKQKLALAPILRKSIENNEVSFELYKGEWRDIGTPQRLEEINDR encoded by the coding sequence ATGACAGCAATGATATTAGCCGCAGGACGCGGTGAACGTATGCGTCCATTAACGGATGTGAAACCAAAACCGCTTATAGAAGTAAGAGGGAAGCCTTTAATTGTATGGCACTTGGAGAAATTAGCAAGAAACGGTTTTAAAAATGTAGTTATAAACATCGCCCATCTTGGATTTATGATACCTGAGGTTTTGGGTGACGGTTCAAAGTGGGGAGTGGAGATAGTATATTCTGATGAACAGGGTATTGGAGCATTAGAGAGTGCAGGCGGAATAATAAATGCACTTGAACACCTAAGTGAAGAGTTCTTAGTAGTAAATGCAGATGTATGGTGTGACTATGAGTTTAACAACAGTTTTTCTTTGAATGATAAACTTGCACATCTTATACTTGTAGAAAATCCGGAACATAATAAAGATGGGGATTTTGAATACAAAAACGACAAGTATACATTTTCAGGCATAGGTTATTACAGCAAAAAAATGTTTAAAAACTTGTCAAAACAAAAACTTGCTCTAGCTCCTATTCTTAGAAAGAGTATTGAAAATAATGAGGTGAGTTTTGAATTATATAAAGGGGAGTGGAGAGATATAGGTACTCCACAGAGATTAGAAGAGATAAATGATAGGTAA
- a CDS encoding aminoglycoside phosphotransferase family protein, which yields MHTIKSFLDTTKFKDFNMKVASEDASFRRYFRISKDNETYIVMDSSLEKESLKPFVDITKRLLNVDVDAPKIYLEDQGNGYLILEDFGSTDLLSTLNKDNFKKFYKLAIEEIIKMQKADTKGLPLYDKEFLTFEMSLMKEWFLDGYIEDISYDKNMIEQSLDAIADEVLMQTQGYFVHRDFHSRNIMVKEDDTLGVIDYQDAMNGSITYDLVSLLRDLYIKFDQKDVEELVLYFRDKVASEVSDQEFIRWFDFMGLQRHIKVLGIFSRLYLRDNKDGYLKDLPLTLEYVLQVSAKYEQTKSLYNYLKTIELK from the coding sequence ATGCACACGATTAAAAGTTTTTTAGATACTACTAAGTTTAAAGACTTTAACATGAAAGTAGCCTCTGAAGATGCTAGCTTTAGGAGATATTTTCGCATATCTAAAGATAATGAAACTTATATAGTTATGGATTCTTCACTTGAAAAAGAGTCTTTAAAACCGTTTGTGGATATTACAAAACGTCTTTTGAATGTTGATGTGGATGCACCGAAAATATATCTAGAAGATCAGGGTAACGGTTATTTAATTTTAGAAGATTTTGGAAGTACAGATCTTCTTAGTACTCTAAACAAAGACAATTTTAAAAAGTTTTATAAGTTAGCGATAGAAGAGATAATAAAGATGCAAAAGGCAGATACAAAAGGACTGCCTTTATATGACAAAGAGTTTTTAACTTTCGAGATGTCTTTGATGAAGGAGTGGTTTTTAGATGGATATATAGAAGATATAAGTTACGATAAAAATATGATAGAACAGAGTTTAGATGCTATAGCAGATGAGGTTTTGATGCAAACTCAGGGTTATTTTGTTCATCGTGATTTTCATTCCAGAAATATAATGGTAAAAGAAGATGACACTTTAGGTGTAATTGACTATCAAGATGCGATGAATGGAAGTATTACATACGATCTTGTGTCACTGCTTCGTGATCTGTATATAAAGTTTGACCAAAAAGATGTAGAAGAGTTGGTTTTATACTTTAGAGATAAGGTGGCATCGGAGGTTAGTGATCAAGAGTTTATAAGATGGTTTGATTTTATGGGACTTCAACGCCATATAAAAGTTCTTGGTATATTCTCAAGACTATATCTTCGTGACAATAAAGACGGTTATTTAAAAGACTTGCCTTTGACTTTAGAATATGTGTTACAAGTATCTGCAAAATATGAGCAAACTAAAAGTTTATATAACTATTTAAAAACAATCGAGTTAAAATAA